A single window of [Clostridium] hylemonae DSM 15053 DNA harbors:
- a CDS encoding Na+/H+ antiporter NhaC family protein — MGNERGNGAALLPIGIFLVIFLGSGIVTGDFYAMPAIVAFLIALFAAFIQNRGLSFQEKISVIAKGVGDENIITMSLIFLCAGGFSGAVTAAGGVESTVSFGLSILPAKIAVVGLFVIGCFISVSMGTSMGTIAALAPIAAGISEETGFSLAICIGAVVCGAMFGDNLSMISDTTIAAVKTQGCEMKDKFRENFLIVLPAAIITIIIFLVITRNGSASVAVGGYNILRVIPYILVLVGALIGMNVFVVLIGGTVVSLVVGVGTGSLAAGEMFSAVGKGVTGMYDITVISIVVACIVSLVKEYGGIQFILNLIRRSIKGQRGGEAGIAGLSLLVDMCTANNTVAIVMAGPIAKDISEEFDISPRRSASLLDIFTSVGQGLIPYGAQLLSAASLTGLTPFNIMPYLFYPILMAISAILFIAFRKAK; from the coding sequence ATGGGAAATGAGAGAGGAAATGGGGCGGCGCTGCTGCCGATAGGAATATTTCTCGTGATATTCCTTGGCTCCGGCATCGTGACAGGGGATTTTTATGCGATGCCCGCCATTGTGGCATTTTTGATAGCGCTGTTTGCAGCATTTATACAGAACAGAGGCCTGAGCTTTCAGGAGAAGATAAGTGTTATAGCCAAAGGGGTGGGGGATGAGAATATCATTACCATGAGCCTTATCTTCCTGTGCGCCGGAGGATTTTCCGGCGCTGTGACGGCCGCCGGGGGAGTGGAGAGTACGGTCAGTTTCGGCCTGTCCATTCTGCCCGCCAAGATTGCAGTGGTAGGACTGTTCGTGATCGGATGTTTTATCTCTGTATCCATGGGGACTTCCATGGGAACGATCGCCGCGCTTGCGCCGATCGCAGCAGGTATCAGCGAGGAGACAGGATTCTCCCTGGCGATCTGTATCGGAGCGGTTGTGTGCGGAGCCATGTTCGGGGACAATCTGTCCATGATATCGGATACGACGATCGCTGCGGTAAAGACGCAGGGATGCGAGATGAAGGACAAGTTCAGGGAGAACTTTCTCATCGTACTGCCGGCCGCAATTATCACGATCATTATCTTTCTGGTGATCACAAGGAACGGAAGCGCCAGTGTGGCTGTGGGAGGTTATAATATCCTCCGTGTCATTCCGTATATCCTCGTGCTTGTGGGGGCGCTCATCGGCATGAACGTGTTTGTCGTGCTCATTGGGGGAACGGTCGTATCCCTTGTTGTCGGTGTCGGCACCGGAAGCCTTGCCGCAGGAGAGATGTTCTCCGCTGTCGGGAAAGGCGTGACAGGCATGTACGATATCACGGTCATATCCATCGTGGTGGCCTGTATCGTGTCACTTGTGAAAGAGTACGGCGGCATCCAGTTCATCCTGAACCTGATCAGGCGCAGTATAAAGGGGCAGCGCGGAGGCGAGGCGGGAATCGCGGGGCTTTCTCTGCTTGTCGACATGTGCACGGCCAACAATACGGTCGCCATCGTTATGGCAGGTCCTATCGCAAAAGATATCAGTGAAGAATTTGATATATCACCGAGACGTTCCGCGTCTCTGCTCGATATATTCACATCCGTGGGGCAGGGACTGATCCCTTACGGGGCACAGCTGCTCTCCGCGGCCAGCCTTACGGGACTGACACCATTTAACATAATGCCATATTTGTTTTATCCGATATTGATGGCAATCAGTGCAATTCTTTTTATTGCATTCAGGAAAGCAAAGTGA